The DNA sequence GGACCACTTGCCCATCTTTTCATTCGTAAAATAGAAAGGATTGACAGAGTTTGAGTACGTGTGGGGCTCAAGCACAAAGCGCAAGCCGCGTATCTGGGCGCACTTACAAGGTGcatcattttatatatgctccctccaaaacccaaaaaatcttTGGTCGTTCACGTACATGTATTTCTGTCATATGCTCATCAAATTGAGTGTAGAATATTCTGCACCTGAAAAGCCTTCTTCCGACCCAGTCAGACTTCGTTTATACTTGATTAGTACGTTGCAATTATGAAAATTAGAAAGCTTTATAAGTTAAAAAGGAAACATAAAAGCCTTTTTCCTTTCCTTGAAAATAAACCAGGTAATCCTTCTTCCTGGCTGTCGGTGTTCACATAAATCCTACCCTACTGCCTACTAACAGCTCAATGTTAGATGAAATTCCTAAactttacacacacacacacacaccaaaaaaacacatttatacCAAATAAGAACTCTCCAAAAACAATAATGAAAATGGATAAAAAGAattgtttcttttcttgttttccaGTTCGGAACTTCATTCTAAAACGATGGAGATTGCACCACTAGAGATGCTGCCACGACTAAAATCGCAGACAGACAATGCTCGGTCCAGATTCGTAACAATGTCAGCCATGGTTGGCCTGTCCTTTCCTTCCAAATTCACACAATGCAATGCAGTATATGCCATCAGCTCCACCGCGTCTACTTCATTCACCTCTGGTGGCCCAACCCTGGAGTCCAGGATCTTTACCATTTCTCCAGCCATAATTGCTGGCACCGCAAAGTCCACCAAGCTTATGGGCGTTCCTCCATCTTCACCATTCCTGAATATTGCTCTCTTTCCTGTCAAAAGTTCTAGCAGTACTATTCCAAGTCCATAAACATCACTCTTTGCTGTTAATAGATTTAGACCATAGTATTCAGGATCAATGTACCCAACTGTTCCAGCCGCTTTCGTTGTCCTGTAATCGCAATCGGATTCCGGCCCCATTAACGACAATCCAAAATCAGATACTCTTGCTATCCAATTCGCATCGAGTAATATGTTAGAAGACTTGATGTCTCTATGAATTATGGATGGGACGGCATAATTGTGGAGATATTCAATTCCTCGTGCAGCATCTAACGCGACTTTGATCCTCATCTTCCAAGAATTCAAAACGCTACTACTCTTTTCCACGTTGTTCTTGTCGTGTATATGATCGTAAAGGGCACCATTCTTCATGTAGTCGTAAACCAGGAGCTTTTCATCCTTTTCCTCGCAATACCCAACAAGCCTAACCAAGTGTTTGTGATGAAGGCGGGACAAGAAGGCCAATTCTGAATCAAATGCGCTTTCTTTCTCTTGAAACTTCTTCGTCTTTGAACCTGTTTCGCCCCTTTTTATCGCAACCTCGCGACCATCACTTAATTTACCTCTGTATACAATGCCAAAGCTTCCAGCACCGAGCTTGTTCTGTAGGGAGAAACTGTTGGTGGCTTCTGCGAGCTCAGCTAGTGAAAATTCCTCGGCCATGTCTGCGTGCTTGGATGAGGTTCCACTCCTCTGGCGCCTCATAATGAGCGAGGCCTGGCACCTAGTGGTGGACGATCTCGAAGGCGGGCTATTGTTTAAGGCCGTGCCATTGTTAGAACTGGGAGCTCTTGTGATTGTCGGTTGCACTGAATTGTGCACTTTCTTCTTCCCAAAACAGACTCCAGTCCACAAGCAGTAGACTATTGTGCAAATACCCGCAAAAACTCCAACCGAGCCCACAATGCAGAACGCCAATAGTCCCTTTCTCAGACCCTTTGATGGAGATGACCGAGCCGAACCTGTTGGCCCCGGGGGTAATGGTGCTGGTGGTGGCGGCGGAGTTGAACTTTGAGTAAAACAAGGGTTGCAAATATTCCCAGAACCAGAGCACAAGTTTTGAGACAGTGGATACAGACCACACTCGCTGCAAGAAGAATTATTGCAAGGCCCAGGAAGAATTGCAGGAAAATCAGCCCCTAAACTATAATTGGCCTCACCAGCCCAGCCGGGTCCCCAACATGTAATTGACAAACTCTCCATCGTTAATCCACAAGTAAAATTTGACCCCGACGCAATGGTTGCAAACGAAACACCTTGCGTCACATTCACCGAATACTCTCCTCCACCACCCCAAC is a window from the Juglans regia cultivar Chandler chromosome 7, Walnut 2.0, whole genome shotgun sequence genome containing:
- the LOC108991843 gene encoding putative serine/threonine-protein kinase-like protein CCR3, giving the protein MTKLPSSSSSAVIVILSVIFFIYRTPSAHALGSGATLAISYASATVCGIVASQPRQSIQCYRRGQIIPVNPNVNFSSISGGQNFFCGLRSGGYSFHCWDTTNFSSSSFDPQRVYFNDTVALENLSVGDDQVCATVVGTGSVNCWRGDKSRPPSDGFLSISSGIGFSCGILRNSSQVRCWGSNTTIANRIQTEFGIVPMASIVAGGSHVCGLNSTGFVFCKGNNDSGQLNVPSNSAWEFSTLALGASHSCGIRGPNDSVVCWGGGGEYSVNVTQGVSFATIASGSNFTCGLTMESLSITCWGPGWAGEANYSLGADFPAILPGPCNNSSCSECGLYPLSQNLCSGSGNICNPCFTQSSTPPPPPAPLPPGPTGSARSSPSKGLRKGLLAFCIVGSVGVFAGICTIVYCLWTGVCFGKKKVHNSVQPTITRAPSSNNGTALNNSPPSRSSTTRCQASLIMRRQRSGTSSKHADMAEEFSLAELAEATNSFSLQNKLGAGSFGIVYRGKLSDGREVAIKRGETGSKTKKFQEKESAFDSELAFLSRLHHKHLVRLVGYCEEKDEKLLVYDYMKNGALYDHIHDKNNVEKSSSVLNSWKMRIKVALDAARGIEYLHNYAVPSIIHRDIKSSNILLDANWIARVSDFGLSLMGPESDCDYRTTKAAGTVGYIDPEYYGLNLLTAKSDVYGLGIVLLELLTGKRAIFRNGEDGGTPISLVDFAVPAIMAGEMVKILDSRVGPPEVNEVDAVELMAYTALHCVNLEGKDRPTMADIVTNLDRALSVCDFSRGSISSGAISIVLE